A region of Frederiksenia canicola DNA encodes the following proteins:
- a CDS encoding TrkH family potassium uptake protein: MQFLSIIRIVGILVMCFSFTMLVPAFVALIYGDGGGKSFLEAFVLNFSVGTVLWWLCRHYKYELRSREGFLIVVLFWVVLGSLGAVPFILLENPDLNFSQSIFESFSGLTTTGATVITGLDSLPKAILFYRQFLQWLGGMGIIVLAVAIIPLLGIGGMQLYRAEMPGPLKEQKMRPRIAETAKALWLIYVSLTVLCATAFWLAGMSVFDAICHSFATVAIGGFSTHDASIGYFNSETINYITVFFLLISACNFALHFALFDQFQGRYKSKMQRNILHHYWRDYEFRFFILVQLSLFLICVVLLWAYSYFDDPETTLSQALFQSVSISTTAGFTTNDFSSWPSFLPLLLVLASFIGGCAGSTGGGLKMFRVLLLYLQGKREIHRFIHPNVIQPIKLGRHVLSEQIVDGVWAFFSAYFFVFIVCWIATIACGMDTFDALNAVIASMNNLGPALGAVSSNFVQVPDSAKWVLTFAMVCGRLEVFTLLVILSPTFWKD, translated from the coding sequence GTGCAGTTTCTCTCAATTATTCGCATTGTCGGCATTTTGGTGATGTGTTTCTCCTTTACCATGTTAGTGCCTGCGTTTGTCGCATTGATTTATGGTGATGGCGGTGGTAAGTCGTTCCTTGAAGCATTTGTGCTGAATTTTTCGGTGGGGACCGTGCTGTGGTGGCTTTGCCGACATTACAAATATGAATTGCGTTCACGGGAAGGTTTCTTGATTGTGGTGCTGTTTTGGGTGGTACTTGGCTCCTTGGGGGCAGTGCCGTTCATTCTATTGGAAAATCCTGATTTGAATTTTTCGCAGTCTATTTTCGAATCGTTTTCAGGACTAACAACCACTGGGGCAACGGTCATTACAGGCTTGGATAGCTTGCCGAAAGCAATTTTGTTCTACCGTCAATTTTTGCAATGGCTTGGCGGAATGGGGATCATCGTACTTGCGGTGGCAATTATTCCTTTGTTAGGCATCGGCGGAATGCAGCTTTATCGTGCTGAGATGCCTGGTCCACTTAAAGAGCAGAAAATGCGACCTCGTATTGCCGAAACAGCAAAAGCCTTGTGGCTGATTTATGTTTCTCTCACCGTGCTTTGTGCTACCGCATTTTGGTTGGCAGGAATGAGCGTGTTTGATGCGATTTGTCATAGTTTTGCAACGGTGGCGATTGGTGGATTTTCAACGCACGATGCCAGTATCGGCTATTTTAATAGCGAGACGATCAATTACATTACGGTCTTCTTTTTGCTGATTTCTGCCTGTAACTTTGCCTTACACTTTGCTTTATTTGATCAATTCCAAGGTCGATATAAAAGCAAAATGCAACGCAATATTTTGCATCACTATTGGCGGGATTATGAGTTTCGTTTTTTTATTTTAGTGCAACTTTCGCTGTTTCTCATTTGTGTGGTATTGCTCTGGGCGTACAGCTATTTTGATGATCCTGAAACGACACTGTCGCAGGCATTGTTCCAATCAGTTTCGATTTCGACCACTGCAGGGTTTACTACAAATGATTTCAGCAGTTGGCCTTCGTTTTTGCCGTTATTGTTGGTACTGGCCTCCTTTATTGGCGGCTGTGCAGGCTCTACGGGCGGCGGGTTGAAAATGTTCCGTGTGCTATTGCTTTATTTGCAAGGAAAGCGAGAAATTCACCGTTTTATTCACCCTAACGTTATCCAGCCGATCAAATTGGGCAGACACGTTTTATCCGAACAAATCGTTGATGGCGTCTGGGCATTTTTCTCCGCCTATTTCTTCGTTTTTATTGTCTGTTGGATTGCAACGATTGCGTGCGGTATGGACACTTTTGATGCACTGAATGCGGTGATTGCGAGTATGAATAATCTCGGGCCTGCTCTCGGTGCTGTGAGCAGCAATTTCGTACAAGTGCCAGACAGTGCCAAATGGGTGCTGACTTTTGCGATGGTTTGTGGGCGATTAGAAGTCTTTACGCTATTGGTTATTCTCAGCCCAACCTTCTGGAAAGACTAA
- the epmA gene encoding elongation factor P--(R)-beta-lysine ligase produces the protein MENLQNCSLDWKPSASIKNLIQRAKIIHEIRQFFTERGVLEVETPAMSEFSVTDVHLSTFSTQFLSPFANQAKRLHLITSPEYHMKRLLACGSGPIFQLCRVFRNEEAGKRHNPEFTMLEWYRPHFDMYRLINEVDDLLQQILDCEPAESFSYQFVFQTYVGLDPLSASKSQLVAKAREHGLQCDENEQRDTLLQFLFSEVVEAHIGKERPTVVYHFPATQAALAQISTEDHRIAERFEFYYKGLELANGFHELSDANEQFRRFEQDNKQREEMGLPRQQLDSRFLEALKAGIPNCSGVALGVDRLLMIAMDADRIDEVMAFSVDRA, from the coding sequence ATGGAAAATTTGCAAAATTGCTCGCTCGATTGGAAACCATCGGCGAGCATTAAAAATTTAATTCAACGAGCGAAAATCATCCATGAAATTCGCCAATTTTTTACCGAACGGGGCGTGTTGGAAGTCGAAACACCAGCAATGAGTGAGTTTTCCGTGACGGACGTGCACCTTTCAACTTTCAGCACTCAATTTTTGTCGCCGTTTGCCAATCAAGCGAAAAGGCTACATTTGATCACCAGCCCCGAATACCATATGAAACGGCTGTTGGCGTGCGGTAGTGGACCCATTTTTCAGCTTTGTCGCGTTTTTCGCAACGAAGAAGCCGGCAAACGCCACAACCCTGAATTTACGATGTTGGAATGGTATCGTCCACATTTCGATATGTACCGTTTAATCAATGAAGTCGATGATCTACTGCAACAAATTTTGGATTGCGAGCCTGCGGAATCTTTCAGCTATCAGTTTGTATTCCAAACTTACGTTGGTTTAGATCCGCTTTCCGCCAGCAAATCACAGCTGGTTGCCAAGGCCCGTGAGCATGGCTTGCAATGTGATGAAAACGAGCAGAGGGATACCCTGTTGCAATTTTTATTTAGTGAAGTGGTCGAAGCCCATATCGGCAAAGAGCGACCAACAGTGGTTTACCATTTTCCTGCTACGCAAGCGGCTCTCGCTCAAATTAGCACGGAAGATCACCGTATTGCCGAACGATTTGAGTTCTATTATAAAGGATTGGAACTCGCCAATGGCTTCCACGAATTAAGCGATGCTAACGAACAATTCCGCCGCTTTGAACAAGACAACAAACAGCGGGAAGAAATGGGGCTCCCCCGGCAGCAACTCGACAGCCGTTTCCTTGAGGCCTTAAAAGCGGGGATCCCAAACTGTTCCGGTGTAGCACTCGGGGTTGATCGTTTACTGATGATTGCGATGGATGCAGATCGAATTGATGAGGTAATGGCGTTCAGTGTGGATAGAGCTTAG
- a CDS encoding TatD family hydrolase encodes MNNLFIIDSHCHLDSLDYDTRHKNVDEVLDNAKARGVQHFISICTTVGRFEKMKQLTAHRPEVSLSCGVHPLNVEEEPFDYEKLFEFVQDPRVVAVGETGLDYHYTPETKALQQSLFEQQIEMAKQVNKPLIVHTRSAREDTMHFLEKGNAEQCGGVLHCFTEDWTMAKSALDIGFYISISGIITFRNAEELRDVVRKVPLDRLLVETDSPYLAPIPYRGKPNQPAYVREVCEYVATLKGISLEEMAQITTQNVKNLFKINQ; translated from the coding sequence TTGAATAACTTATTTATCATCGACAGCCACTGTCATTTAGACAGTCTCGATTACGACACTCGGCACAAAAATGTGGACGAGGTGCTCGACAACGCTAAGGCTCGTGGCGTGCAGCATTTTATTTCGATTTGTACCACCGTTGGGCGTTTTGAAAAAATGAAACAGCTCACCGCACATCGTCCTGAAGTCTCACTTTCGTGTGGGGTTCATCCGCTCAATGTGGAAGAAGAGCCCTTTGATTACGAAAAGTTGTTTGAATTTGTGCAAGATCCTCGAGTAGTCGCCGTTGGTGAAACTGGGTTGGATTATCACTACACCCCCGAAACCAAGGCATTGCAACAATCCTTATTTGAACAACAAATTGAAATGGCTAAACAGGTAAACAAACCGTTAATTGTCCATACTCGCTCTGCTCGAGAAGATACGATGCATTTTCTTGAAAAAGGTAATGCCGAGCAATGCGGCGGTGTGTTACATTGCTTCACTGAGGATTGGACAATGGCAAAAAGTGCCTTGGATATTGGGTTTTATATCTCCATTTCAGGTATTATTACCTTTCGCAATGCCGAAGAATTACGGGATGTAGTGCGAAAAGTCCCACTTGATCGGCTATTAGTCGAAACGGATTCACCATATCTTGCTCCGATTCCTTATCGCGGCAAGCCGAACCAGCCTGCTTATGTGCGTGAGGTGTGTGAATATGTCGCAACTTTGAAAGGCATTTCGCTGGAAGAAATGGCACAAATTACGACGCAAAATGTCAAAAATTTATTTAAAATCAATCAATAA
- a CDS encoding DUF1523 family protein — MKAMIKYFLILVTLSLHIVLIGAVNYAFPSYETTTVTGMEVRRMDKDGLLSAANPADGAVRDVYFLFTEEPETKKVMVYRNEDTGWGLPFYFKFNSADIQAKAQAYANEKKQVEIKYYGWRINWLNEFRNIVSIKPLAEGDSGSHPWFSYIFYALFALTFFLSVQVIRGWFDSSK, encoded by the coding sequence ATGAAAGCAATGATCAAATATTTTCTCATTTTAGTCACCCTTTCACTCCACATCGTTCTGATTGGTGCGGTTAATTACGCGTTCCCAAGTTACGAAACCACAACGGTAACGGGCATGGAGGTTCGCAGAATGGATAAAGACGGCTTACTCAGTGCGGCAAACCCTGCTGATGGTGCTGTGCGAGATGTTTATTTTTTATTCACCGAAGAGCCTGAAACCAAAAAAGTCATGGTTTACCGCAACGAAGACACTGGCTGGGGCTTACCGTTCTACTTCAAATTCAACTCAGCGGATATTCAAGCCAAAGCACAAGCCTATGCCAATGAGAAAAAGCAAGTTGAAATTAAATATTACGGCTGGCGAATCAACTGGTTGAATGAATTCCGTAATATCGTCTCAATCAAACCACTTGCCGAAGGCGACTCAGGCTCGCACCCATGGTTTAGCTACATTTTCTACGCCCTGTTTGCATTGACCTTTTTCTTGTCTGTGCAAGTGATCCGTGGCTGGTTTGATAGTTCAAAATAA
- the lpxH gene encoding UDP-2,3-diacylglucosamine diphosphatase — translation MHYFIADLHLNERQPEITELFLQFMRENAPLADSVYILGDLFDFWIGDDEDSELIRTVKTAIQTLTTQGVPCYFICGNRDFLLGKTFAEQTGMQLLPDYYLIDLYGKKTLICHGDTLCIDDIKYQQFRRKVHQKWRQRLFLCLPLWLRLKIAHKIRAKSRADKGTKSAQIMDINPQFTAETVANLGAEWLIHGHTHKQAVHICNISSESDRLFTRIVLGDWGKTASILAVDEKGFAFNEIR, via the coding sequence ATGCACTACTTCATCGCCGATCTTCATTTAAACGAACGCCAACCTGAAATCACCGAGCTGTTTTTGCAATTTATGCGAGAAAACGCACCGCTTGCAGACTCGGTTTATATTTTGGGGGATTTATTTGATTTTTGGATTGGCGATGATGAAGACTCCGAGCTGATCCGCACAGTCAAAACCGCCATTCAAACTCTCACCACTCAAGGCGTGCCGTGTTATTTTATTTGTGGCAATCGCGATTTTTTGCTGGGTAAAACATTTGCCGAACAGACAGGAATGCAGTTGCTGCCAGATTATTATCTGATTGATCTATATGGCAAAAAAACCTTGATCTGTCACGGTGATACGCTCTGCATTGATGATATCAAATACCAACAATTTCGGCGTAAAGTACACCAAAAATGGCGGCAACGGTTGTTTTTGTGTTTGCCATTGTGGCTGAGACTAAAAATCGCTCACAAAATTCGAGCCAAAAGCCGAGCCGATAAAGGCACAAAATCGGCACAAATTATGGACATCAATCCGCAATTCACCGCTGAAACCGTGGCAAATTTGGGGGCAGAGTGGTTGATCCACGGACACACTCACAAACAAGCCGTGCATATTTGCAACATTTCGAGCGAATCTGACCGCTTGTTTACCCGTATCGTGCTAGGCGATTGGGGCAAAACGGCCTCTATTTTGGCAGTAGACGAAAAGGGTTTTGCGTTTAATGAAATACGCTAA
- a CDS encoding YbaN family protein, which translates to MKPIFILSGLLFVVLGGIGVVVPGLPTTPFLLAALYCFGKSSERLHTWFLGTKIYQKYLKEYDQRRAMTMKQKISILAFAAPFCIFAFFALPNIWGKIAMILVIIFQYYYFFFKIKTIR; encoded by the coding sequence ATGAAACCAATTTTTATTCTTTCAGGGTTACTATTTGTTGTGCTAGGCGGCATCGGCGTTGTCGTACCAGGGCTACCAACCACGCCATTTCTGTTGGCCGCGTTGTACTGTTTCGGCAAAAGCTCTGAGAGGTTACATACTTGGTTTCTTGGCACGAAAATTTATCAAAAATACCTTAAAGAATATGACCAACGCCGTGCAATGACGATGAAACAGAAAATTTCCATTCTCGCTTTTGCCGCACCTTTTTGTATTTTTGCGTTTTTCGCCCTACCAAACATTTGGGGAAAAATCGCCATGATCTTAGTCATTATTTTCCAGTATTACTATTTCTTCTTTAAAATCAAAACTATTCGATAG
- the mog gene encoding molybdopterin adenylyltransferase, whose amino-acid sequence MTACLSKTTLKIGLVSVSDRASQGVYADQGIPELQQWLETAITAPFELETRLIPDEQAVIEQTLIELVDEKACHLVLTTGGTGPAKRDVTPDATLAVAHREMPGFGEQMRQVSLHFVPTAILSRQVGAIRHDSLILNLPGQPKAIKETLEGVKDSDGKTLIRGIFSAVPYCLQLLSDIYIDTNPAICESFRPKAARK is encoded by the coding sequence ATGACCGCTTGTTTAAGTAAAACCACGCTCAAAATCGGCTTAGTGTCTGTTTCTGACCGAGCCTCCCAAGGCGTTTACGCCGACCAAGGCATTCCTGAATTACAACAGTGGCTTGAAACCGCTATAACAGCGCCGTTTGAGCTTGAAACCCGTTTGATCCCCGATGAACAAGCGGTGATTGAACAAACACTGATTGAACTTGTCGATGAAAAAGCCTGCCATTTAGTGCTGACAACAGGTGGCACAGGCCCAGCGAAACGAGATGTCACCCCCGATGCGACCTTAGCGGTGGCTCATCGTGAAATGCCCGGTTTTGGCGAGCAAATGCGACAAGTCAGCCTGCATTTTGTGCCGACCGCCATTCTCTCTCGCCAAGTAGGTGCCATTCGCCACGACTCGCTGATTTTAAATTTACCTGGTCAACCAAAAGCAATTAAAGAAACTTTAGAAGGCGTGAAAGATAGCGACGGAAAAACGCTCATTCGCGGCATTTTCTCTGCTGTTCCTTACTGTTTACAGCTGTTAAGCGACATTTATATCGACACGAATCCAGCCATTTGTGAAAGTTTCCGACCAAAAGCTGCGAGAAAATAA
- the glnB gene encoding nitrogen regulatory protein P-II produces the protein MKKIEAIIKPFKLDDVREALTDVGIAGMTVTEVKGFGRQKGHTELYRGAEYAIDFLPKVKVEIVVADDQVDECIEAIIDTAQTGKIGDGKIFVYDVERAIRIRTGEENEEAI, from the coding sequence ATGAAAAAAATCGAAGCCATTATTAAGCCATTCAAATTAGATGATGTGCGGGAAGCCCTAACCGATGTGGGCATTGCGGGAATGACCGTGACCGAAGTCAAAGGCTTTGGACGACAAAAAGGACATACCGAGCTTTATCGCGGGGCGGAGTATGCGATCGATTTCTTGCCGAAAGTGAAAGTCGAAATTGTGGTGGCTGATGATCAAGTCGATGAGTGTATTGAAGCGATTATCGACACCGCTCAAACAGGTAAAATCGGCGATGGCAAAATTTTTGTATACGATGTCGAGCGAGCCATTCGCATTCGTACTGGCGAAGAAAACGAAGAAGCGATTTAG